The sequence below is a genomic window from Halolamina litorea.
GCTCCCGTCGGACCGACGGCGCGCGGCCGGCGCCTTCCGGATCGCGGCGGTCTCGGTGTTTCTCTGTCTGTTGATCGTGATGGTGGTCGCGCCCGACTCCGTCGTCGGGTAGCCTTACACCGCTTCCATCGACGCCAGCAGCCGGCACTTCCGGCAGACGTCCCCCGACGTCGTCGAGCCACAGCGTTCACACTCGCCCAGAGCGGTCGCCTCGTCGCCGTCGTCGTAGGCGTCGGAGGCCAACTCCGCCAGCTCCTCGTAGCCCGCCATGATCGAGTGTCGCGTCCCGGGATGGTTCTCCTCCAGTTTGAGGAGCAGTTCCTGAATCTCGCCCCGATACGCCTCGCTGGCGTGGGGGCACTCGGTGATGTGGGCCGGCAGATCGTTCAGGTGGGCGTACAGCGCCACCTCCTTCTCGGGGATGTCCCGCAGGGGCTTCGCCCGTGGGACGAACGCCTCGCTCTCGGCCCGGTCCTCGAAGCCGCCGATGGAGGCGTCGAAGTGTTTGGCGACCTGCTTCACGTCGCCCTCGAGGAAGTTCATCAGCGCCGTCTGGGCCTCGTCGTCGAGGTTGTGGCCCGTCAGTAGTTTGTCGGCGCCCAACTGCTCGGCGTAGTCCTCCAGCAGGTCACGGCGGAAGACCCCACAGTAGGCACACGGCGCCATGTTCTCGGGGTCGTCCTCGACCACGTCGTCCATGCGGACGCCGAACTCCTCCTCGTAGCCGACGACCTCGTGGGCGATGTCGAGGTCGGCGGTGAGTTCCTCGCTCGCCGCCAGCGACTCGTCGCGGTAGCCCTCGATTCCCTCGTGGATCGACAGCGCGACCAACTCGATCCGGGGGTCCTCGCCGAACGTCTCGGCCAGGATCTCCGTGAGGACGACCGAGTCTTTCCCCCCGGAGAGGCCGATCACCCACGTCTCGGGGTCGTCGGGGGTCGCGTCGGCGCCGATGAGGTCGTCCTCGCGGATGCGCCGTCGCACCCGCTTCTCGACGGACCGGGAGAGGTGTCGCTCACAGAGGTGGGCGCCGGAGTAGGCGGCGTGCATCACCGCGTCGGCGCCACAGCGGTCGCAGTCCATTTGTCGGCGCTAGCCGACCGGCGGGGATACCGGTTTCGCTCGCGGGAGGGCCAACGGGGCTTCGGGGCCGGCCTACCGGAACAGCCCGAGGAACTTGTAGGGTTCCTCGGCGTCGTAGGCCCGGAAGGCGATGCTGTTGAGCAGCACCGAGAAACTGGAGAACGACATCGCGCCCGCCGCGTAGATCGGCTGGATCAGCGCGAGACTCGCAAGCGGCACCATCGCCGTGTTGTACGCCAGCGCCCAGAAGAGGTTCTGCTTGATCTTCGAGATCGTCCCCTCCGAGATGCGGATGGCGCGCACGGCGTCCATCGGGTCGCTGCTCATCAGCGTCACGTCGCCGGCCTCGATGGCCACGTCGGTCCCCGAACCGATCGCCATGCCGACCGCCGCGGCGGCCAGCGCGGGGGCGTCGTTGACGCCGTCGCCGACCATGCCGACGGTGCCCGATTCGGAGAGTTCCTCGACGGTCGCGGCCTTCTCCTCGGGCTTGACGCCCGCCCGGACGTTCGCCTCGTCGATGCCGACCTCGCGGGCGACCGCGCGGGCGGTCCGCTCGTTGTCGCCGGTCAGCATGTGGACCGCCGTACCGCGGTCGTCGAGGGCGCTCACGGCCTGCCGGGCCGACTCCTTGACCTCGTCGGCGACCGCGAGCACGCCGGCGAGCTCGCCGTCGACGCTCACGAGGACGGCGGTCTTCCCGTCACCCTCCAGTTGCTCGGCGCGGTCGGCGAGCGGGCCTGCCGCCACGTCGTCGCGGGCCAGCAGGTCGCGGTTGCCGATGACGACGCGCTTGCCCCGGACCGTCGCACGCAGGCCGTGGCCGGGGACGTTCTCGAAGTCCTCGGGGTCCGAGAGTTCGACGCCGCGCTCCTCGGCGCCGGCGACGATGGCCTCGCCGATGGGGTGTTCGCTGCCGGACTCGGCGCTGGCGGCGAGCGAGAGCAGTTCGGTCTCGTCGCCGGTGTCGGGCCCAGCGTCCTCGTCCTCGCGGTCAGCCAGCGCACCGCCGTCGGGGCGGGCGTCGTTGCCGACCGCGACCACGTCGGTCAGCGTCATCTCGCCGTGGGTCAGCGTCCCCGTCTTGTCGAACACCATCGTGTCGATGTTCCGGGTGTGTTCGAGCACGTCGCCGCCCGAGAACAGGATCCCGTTTTTCGCCCCCAGTGCGGTGCCGACCATCGTCGCCGCGGGCGAAGCCAGCCCCACCGCACAGGGGCAGGCGATGACGACCGCGCTGGTGAACGCGATGATCGCGAACTCGCCGACGGCGACGGTGCCGCCGGCGGCCGTCGGGCCGCCCCCGACCATATCGAGGACGGGCAGCGCTCGGGCGACCCCCGCGAGCGTCTCGGGGAACAGGAACCACAGCAGCCCCCACAGCAGCGCGTTGGCGATGACCGCCGGGACGAACCGCGCCGACACCCGGTCGGCGAGCCGCTGGATGTCTGGCTGGGTCGCTTGGGCCTCCTTCACCGTCCGGACGATCTGCCGGAGGGCGGTCTCCTCGCCGACCTTCGTCGCCTCGACCGTCAGCAGGCCGTTCTCGTTGACCGTGCCGCCGACGACCTCGTCGCCGGGTGCCTTCTCGACGGGCACGGACTCGCCGGTGACCATCGACTCGTCGACGGCCGACTCGCCGGACTCGACGACGCCGTCGGTCGGGATGCTCTCGCCGGGCCGGACCTTCAGCCGGTCGCCGGCCTCGACCTCACGCAGGGGCACTTCCTCCTCGCCGTCGTCGGTGATCCGGGTCGCGGTGTCGACCTCCAGGCTCAGTAGCTCACGGATCGCCGAGGAGGCCTGTGACTTCGAGCGGGCTTCGAGGTAGTTGCCCGCGGTGACGAACAGGAGGATGAACGCCGCGGTGTCGAAGTAGTGGCCCCCCTCGAGCGCGCCGAACAGCACGGTCGTCGAGTAGAGGAAGGCCGCCGTCGAGCCCATCGCCACGAGCACGTCCATGTTCGCGCTGCGGTTGTTGACCACCGCGCGGTAGGCGTTCTCGTAGTACTGCTTGCCGACGACCGCCTGCACGATCAGGCCGAGGCCGAACTGGTACCAGAGGTCGTCGACCCCGAACAGCGAGCCGGGAACGACGTTCGGGAAGAGGTTCCCCCCGACTGCCAGCACCAGGATCGGCACCGAGAGGACCAGCCCGAAGCCGAACAGCCGGAGCTGTTTGTCGGCCTCGCTCGGGCCGTCATCGCCGTCGTCGTCCTCACCTTGCCGGACCGGCTCGTAGCCGGACTGTTCGATCGCGTCGTACAGCGTCCGGATATCGACGGTCTCGGGGTTGTACCGGACGATGGCTTCGTCGGTGGCGAAGTTCACCGAGGCGTCGACGACGCCGGGAGTCCGTTCGAGGGCGCTCCCGACGGCCTCCGAGCAGTTCGCACAGGACATCCCCTGGACGGCGATCGTTCGCTTCTCGATCTCGGGGGTGTAGCCCGAGTCCTCGATGGCATCGACGACCGCCGACAGCGAGGTCGTCTCGGGGTCGTACTCGATCGACGCCTCGTCGGTGGCGAAGTTCACCGACGCCGACTCGACGCCCTCGAGCCCGGAGACCGCGCTCTCGACGGTGTCCGAACAGTTCGCACAGGACATCCCGCGGACGCGGATGTGTTCTTTTCGTGTCTCGTCACTCATTGGTCGTACATAGGGGCTCCCCGTTCAACGCGGTTTCGCTTACGAGAACGCCGAACGCGGCCGAACGGAGTTTCCGTTCGAAAGCCGGCCGGCCGACGGGACGCCGTCGCCGGCGGTATTCGGTCGATAACGGGCACTATTGGGCCGTTTCCCGCGGGAGACCCGGCGTTCCCGGAACGCAAGGTCGGTCGCTTATAAAGAGGGCCGATCAGCGGTTGTGTCGCCGGCGGCCGTCGATCTCGACGGTCGCCCACGCGGTGTCCGGCGGCGCGTCGTCGCCGACTCAGGCCGCGGCCGCGCGGCCGGACTCGGCGGCCTGGAGGAGTTCCTGGTACCGGTTCCGGATGGTGACTTCGCTCATGTCGGTGGCCGCGCTGACCTCCGACTGCGTGAGCGCGTTGTTCGTCAGCACGCCCGCGGCGTAGATCGCCGCCGCGGCGAGCCCGACGGGGGACTTGCCCGAGTGGACGTTCTGGCGCTTCGCCGTCTCGAGGAGCTCCCGGGCGCGGCGCTCGGTCTCGTCGTCGAGTTCGAGTTCGCTGGCGAACCGCGGGAGGTACTCGAGCGGGTCGGCGGGCTGGATCTCGAGTTTGAGCTCCCGGACGATGTAGCGGTAGGCCCGCTTGAACGTCGCCTGATCGACGCGGGAGACGGCGCTCATCTCGTCGAGGCTTCGGGGGACGTTCCCCATCCGGGCCGCGGCGTGGAGGCTCGCGGTGGCGATCCCCTCGATCGAGCGGCCGGGGAGCAGGTCCTTGTTCAGCGCCTGTCGGTAGATCACCGACGCGGTCTCACGGACGTTCTCCGGGAGGCCGAGCGCGGAGGCCATCCGGTCGATCTCACCCAGCGCCTGCTTGAGGTTCCGCTCCTTGTGGTCGCGGGTGCGGAAGCGCTCGTTCCACGTTCGGAGGCGCTGCATCTTCTCGCGCTGGCTGGCCGAGAGGCTGTTGCCGTAGGCGTCCTTGTTCTGCCAGCCGATGTTGGTCGACAGCCCGTCGTCGTGCATCATCTTCGTCGTTGGGGCACCGACGCGGGACTTCTGGTCTTTCTCGCCGGCGTCGAACGCACGCCACTCGGGCCCGCGGTCGATCGCGTCCTCGTCGACGACGAGGCCACAGTCAGCACAGACGGTCTCTGCCTGTGCCTCGTCGGTGTTCAGGGAACCACCGCACTCGGGGCAGTGGTGTTCCTCTTCGGTCTCTGCCCGTTCCACTTCGGTCTCGCGGTGGGTCGTATTGGTACTCATTGGATTGGGTAAACGACTTCGTCCGACGCCGCTCGCCGGGGTTGTCTTCACTCATGGGTAAGGTACTGTACTATATAAATCTTGTGCCGGTGTGTGAACCCCACAAACACCCGTATCACGGTTCGAACGGGCTACAAACCGTAGAACCGCTGTAACAAAAGCTTCTTGAGTGCACTAACGCTTGGTAAACGTTACCACACGGCCGTTCAGTCGCTCGCCACTGCACAGCCATCCGCGTAGTCGACGCCCGCGAGGTCGTCGATGCCGTCGTCGCCACAGACTGGGCAGTCGGGGTTCTGTCGGTAGGGGACAGTCTCGAAGGAGAGCTCCCGGGCGTCGTAGAACAGCAGCCGCCCCGAGAGCGTCTCACCCAGCCCGAGCAGCACTTTCACGGCTTCAGTGGCCTGCAGGCAGCCGACGGTCCCCGGGAGCACGCCGAGGACGCCGGTCGTCGCACAGTCCGGGACCGTGCCGGGTTCGGGTGCCTCGGGGAACAGACAGCGGTAGCAGGGGCCGTCGGGGGTGAGGGTCGTCACCTGCCCCTCGAACTTGTAGATCGCCCCGTGACAGAGCGGGACGCCCTCGATCCGGCAGGCGTCGTTGAGCATGTACCGCGTGGGGAAGTTGTCGGTGCAGTCGACGACCACGTCGTAGTCGGCGACCAGTTTGCGGGCCTCCTCGGGGGCGATCCGGCGCTGCATGGCTTCGACGTCCACGTCGGGGTTGAGGTCGGCGACGAACTCCGCGGCGCTTTCCGCTTTCGCCCGCCCCACGTCGGCGTCGCGGTGGATGATCTGGCGCTGGAGGTTCGAGCGCTCGACCACGTCGTCGTCGACGATACCGAGCCGTCCCACGCCCGCGGCCGCGAGGTACTGGATCACCGGCGCGCCGAGGCCCCCGGCGCCGATGACGAGCGCGCTGCCCTCCAGCAGGCGCTTTTGGCCCTCCGGTCCCACGTCGTCGAGGATGATGTGCCGGGAGTAGCGGTCCAACTGCGTCGCGTCCAGCGAGAGGTCGGTCATACGCCGTGTACGGGTCCGGTCGGGGTTAAGCGCACGGACGGCGGCGTTCGGGCCGGGCCATCCGCGTCGTGCCACCGCCGTAGCGCCCTTCCCTCCGCCGCCCCTCGGTCGGGTATGGTCACGACAGAACGCTACTTCCTCGCTGAGCGACCCCAAGGTCGGCCCGACGACGACACCTTCGACCGCCGAACGGTCGAACTCGACGACCCCGGCGCCGGCGAGGTGCTCGTGAAGATCAGCTATCTCTCGGTCGACCCCTACATGCGCGGCCGGATGGCCGCCGGCGAGTCTTACGCCGACCCGTGGGGGGTCGACGAACCGCTCGAAGGCGCCGCTGTCGGCGAAGTCGTCGACGAGGCCGGCACGGAGTTCGAGGCCGGCGACACCGTCGTCGGCAACATGTCCTGGTCGGAGTACCACATCGCCGACGCCGCCGGCCTCCAGCGCATCGAGACCGGCGCACTCCCCGTCTCAACGGCGCTGGGCGTGCTCGGAATGCCCGGCCGCACGGCCTACTTCGGCACGCGTGAGGTCCTCGAACCGAAAGCGGGCGACACCGTCGTCGTCAGCGCCGCCGCGGGCGCGGTCGGTTCGGTCGTCGGCCAGCTCGCGAAGCTACAGGGTGCAACGGTCGTCGGCTTCGCCGGCAGCGACGAGAAGTGCGAGGTCGTCGAGGAGGAGTTCGGCTTCGACGCCTGTATCAACTACAAATCGACCGACGACTACGTCGAGGCGCTCGCCGAAGCCGCCCCGGAAGGCGTCGACGGCTACTTCGACAACGTCGGCGGCCCGATCACCGACGCCGTGTTCACGCACCTGAACGTCGACGCCACCGTCGCGGTCTGTGGGCAGATCGCGCTCTACAACGCCGAGGAGATGCCCACCGGCCCCCGAAAGCTCGGGAAGGTCATCGAGACCCGTGCGACCGTCGAGGGGCTGCTCGTCGGCGACTTCGCACCGCGGTTCGAGGAGGCCAGCGCCGACCTCGCCGAGTGGGTCGCCGCCGGCGACATTCAGTACCGCGAGAGCGTCGTCGAGGGGATCGAGAACGCCCCCGACGCCTTCCTCGGACTGTTCGAGGGCGAGAACATCGGGAAGCAGGTCGTGAAAGTCAGCGACTGATTCAGCTCCCGAGTCGGTCGTAGAGCACGAGCGCGACGCCCCCGACCATCGTTCCTGCCGCGAGTGCGAGTACGGTGCCCAGCAGCGGGTCTGTGACCGTCGTGCTGGCGACCCCGGCACCGACGGCACCACCTGCCCCGCCGCCGATCGCTGCCGCGGACGCGCTGTCGGTCTCGCTCATACTGGCGGCGTTCGGAACGCGGGCACAAAACGGCGACGCAGTAGCTGTCGAACGTGAATAACGGAGAAACGATCTGTGTCTACACGATCACGGCATCGGCCCCGCCGCCGCGCGACGGATCGCGCGGCAGTTCGCGCGCCGTCACCAGAACTCAGAGATCTCTGGTTGGCTAACGGGAGCTTCGCTCCCGTGAACGTGATCGGTGTTACTTGCCGCCGCGGTTGCCCGCCGCGATGCTCGGGCGGACCTTCTCGGCACCCTTGCCGCGGGTGCGAAGCCCACGGTTGGACCTGCCGGCGTTGGTCAGGCCGCGGAACGCGCGGCCGGTGTGGGAGTCGTCGCAGATCCAGTTGAGGTCGTCGTCGTTCTGGATCGCGGCGTGTTCGGGGTCCACGAGGATGGCCTCGAACCACTTCTGCGAGCCGTCCTCACCGACCCAGTAGGAGTTCATCACGCGGAGGTTGGGGTACTTCCGGGATGCGCGCTCCTCACCGATGCGCTGGATGGAGGTCCGGCGACCGATGCGGTTGACGCCCTGTCGCTTCGAACGCCGGCCGGCCTTGTGTCGGCGCTTCCGGGCCCCGCCCTTGCGGACGGCGACGCGGACCACGACGATGCCCTGCTTGGCCTTGTAGCCGAGTTCGCGGGCCTTGTCGAGGCGGGTCGGGCGCTCGATGCGCTCGATGGCGCCCTGGGTGCGCCACTCCTGCTTTCGCTGCCACTGGAGCTCGGCGAGCTTGCCGTCGCCCGGCTCCTTCCACGCGTCCTTGATGTGGGAGTAGAAACTTCGTGCCATTGTCTTGGGTTGCGGGCGCTTGCGATTCAGTCGGGGCGGCGACGTCGCCGGCTCCGACCACATTTCGTCCCGAGCTATCGGGTGCCCACTGGCGTCCCGTCGACCAGCGAGTTAGCCGTGGATACTCACGATTCGGTGGTAAGGGTTTCGAAGGGACGCAGGGGTGTGGGTCCGTGTATCAGGGTCTCAGGCGAACCGGGGCCGTCGACGCCACACCCACGGACGAACGCGGAAAAACGGGGAACCCGATCTAGACGTACGTGAACCACTCCTCGTGGTCGTCGGTGCGACGCTCCACGAGGTCGAAGAACGCGGTCTGCAGTTCCTCGGTGATCGGGCCGCGGCCGCCGTTACCGATCTCGACGTTGTCGACCTGCTTGATCGGCGTGACCTCAGCGGCCGAACCGGTGAAGAACAGTTCGTCGGCGGTGTTGAGTTCGCCACGCGAGATGCTCACGTTGTCGTGGACCTCGTAGCCGCGCTCCTCGGCCAGCGTGATCACCGTATCCCGGGTGATGCCGTCGAGGATCGACTCGCTCAGGCCGGGCGTGTAGAGTTCGCCGTCGCGCACGAGGAAGATGTTCTCGCCGGGCCCCTCCGCGACGTTGCCCTCCTTGTTCAGGACGATGGCCTCGGTGTAGCCGTGGCGGCGGGCTTCCTCGCCGGCCAGCAGACTGTTGACGTACAGCCCGGTGGTCTTGGCGTTGGTCGGGATCTGGCTGGAGGCGTGCTTGCGCCACGAGGAGACCTTCACCTCGATCCCGTTCTCCAGTGCGTCGTCGCCGAGGTAGGCGCCCCACGGCCACGCCGCGACCGTCACGTCGGTCGGGCAGTCGCCGGGCGAGACGCCCAGCGAGTCGT
It includes:
- the ncsA gene encoding tRNA 2-thiolation protein NcsA yields the protein MDCDRCGADAVMHAAYSGAHLCERHLSRSVEKRVRRRIREDDLIGADATPDDPETWVIGLSGGKDSVVLTEILAETFGEDPRIELVALSIHEGIEGYRDESLAASEELTADLDIAHEVVGYEEEFGVRMDDVVEDDPENMAPCAYCGVFRRDLLEDYAEQLGADKLLTGHNLDDEAQTALMNFLEGDVKQVAKHFDASIGGFEDRAESEAFVPRAKPLRDIPEKEVALYAHLNDLPAHITECPHASEAYRGEIQELLLKLEENHPGTRHSIMAGYEELAELASDAYDDGDEATALGECERCGSTTSGDVCRKCRLLASMEAV
- a CDS encoding heavy metal translocating P-type ATPase, with the protein product MSDETRKEHIRVRGMSCANCSDTVESAVSGLEGVESASVNFATDEASIEYDPETTSLSAVVDAIEDSGYTPEIEKRTIAVQGMSCANCSEAVGSALERTPGVVDASVNFATDEAIVRYNPETVDIRTLYDAIEQSGYEPVRQGEDDDGDDGPSEADKQLRLFGFGLVLSVPILVLAVGGNLFPNVVPGSLFGVDDLWYQFGLGLIVQAVVGKQYYENAYRAVVNNRSANMDVLVAMGSTAAFLYSTTVLFGALEGGHYFDTAAFILLFVTAGNYLEARSKSQASSAIRELLSLEVDTATRITDDGEEEVPLREVEAGDRLKVRPGESIPTDGVVESGESAVDESMVTGESVPVEKAPGDEVVGGTVNENGLLTVEATKVGEETALRQIVRTVKEAQATQPDIQRLADRVSARFVPAVIANALLWGLLWFLFPETLAGVARALPVLDMVGGGPTAAGGTVAVGEFAIIAFTSAVVIACPCAVGLASPAATMVGTALGAKNGILFSGGDVLEHTRNIDTMVFDKTGTLTHGEMTLTDVVAVGNDARPDGGALADREDEDAGPDTGDETELLSLAASAESGSEHPIGEAIVAGAEERGVELSDPEDFENVPGHGLRATVRGKRVVIGNRDLLARDDVAAGPLADRAEQLEGDGKTAVLVSVDGELAGVLAVADEVKESARQAVSALDDRGTAVHMLTGDNERTARAVAREVGIDEANVRAGVKPEEKAATVEELSESGTVGMVGDGVNDAPALAAAAVGMAIGSGTDVAIEAGDVTLMSSDPMDAVRAIRISEGTISKIKQNLFWALAYNTAMVPLASLALIQPIYAAGAMSFSSFSVLLNSIAFRAYDAEEPYKFLGLFR
- a CDS encoding transcription initiation factor IIB, whose protein sequence is MSTNTTHRETEVERAETEEEHHCPECGGSLNTDEAQAETVCADCGLVVDEDAIDRGPEWRAFDAGEKDQKSRVGAPTTKMMHDDGLSTNIGWQNKDAYGNSLSASQREKMQRLRTWNERFRTRDHKERNLKQALGEIDRMASALGLPENVRETASVIYRQALNKDLLPGRSIEGIATASLHAAARMGNVPRSLDEMSAVSRVDQATFKRAYRYIVRELKLEIQPADPLEYLPRFASELELDDETERRARELLETAKRQNVHSGKSPVGLAAAAIYAAGVLTNNALTQSEVSAATDMSEVTIRNRYQELLQAAESGRAAAA
- the ubaA gene encoding SAMP-activating enzyme E1, with amino-acid sequence MTDLSLDATQLDRYSRHIILDDVGPEGQKRLLEGSALVIGAGGLGAPVIQYLAAAGVGRLGIVDDDVVERSNLQRQIIHRDADVGRAKAESAAEFVADLNPDVDVEAMQRRIAPEEARKLVADYDVVVDCTDNFPTRYMLNDACRIEGVPLCHGAIYKFEGQVTTLTPDGPCYRCLFPEAPEPGTVPDCATTGVLGVLPGTVGCLQATEAVKVLLGLGETLSGRLLFYDARELSFETVPYRQNPDCPVCGDDGIDDLAGVDYADGCAVASD
- a CDS encoding NADP-dependent oxidoreductase, whose translation is MVTTERYFLAERPQGRPDDDTFDRRTVELDDPGAGEVLVKISYLSVDPYMRGRMAAGESYADPWGVDEPLEGAAVGEVVDEAGTEFEAGDTVVGNMSWSEYHIADAAGLQRIETGALPVSTALGVLGMPGRTAYFGTREVLEPKAGDTVVVSAAAGAVGSVVGQLAKLQGATVVGFAGSDEKCEVVEEEFGFDACINYKSTDDYVEALAEAAPEGVDGYFDNVGGPITDAVFTHLNVDATVAVCGQIALYNAEEMPTGPRKLGKVIETRATVEGLLVGDFAPRFEEASADLAEWVAAGDIQYRESVVEGIENAPDAFLGLFEGENIGKQVVKVSD
- a CDS encoding 50S ribosomal protein L15e, encoding MARSFYSHIKDAWKEPGDGKLAELQWQRKQEWRTQGAIERIERPTRLDKARELGYKAKQGIVVVRVAVRKGGARKRRHKAGRRSKRQGVNRIGRRTSIQRIGEERASRKYPNLRVMNSYWVGEDGSQKWFEAILVDPEHAAIQNDDDLNWICDDSHTGRAFRGLTNAGRSNRGLRTRGKGAEKVRPSIAAGNRGGK
- a CDS encoding branched-chain amino acid transaminase is translated as MSAFEQMEEDGTIWMNGEYVDWEDATVHVLSHAMHYGTGIFEGVRAYDTEEGTAIFRWEEHLDRFYNSAKPYDMEIDFTPEELTKATLEVIRRNDLESAYVRPLAYYGYDSLGVSPGDCPTDVTVAAWPWGAYLGDDALENGIEVKVSSWRKHASSQIPTNAKTTGLYVNSLLAGEEARRHGYTEAIVLNKEGNVAEGPGENIFLVRDGELYTPGLSESILDGITRDTVITLAEERGYEVHDNVSISRGELNTADELFFTGSAAEVTPIKQVDNVEIGNGGRGPITEELQTAFFDLVERRTDDHEEWFTYV